One Drosophila santomea strain STO CAGO 1482 chromosome X, Prin_Dsan_1.1, whole genome shotgun sequence DNA segment encodes these proteins:
- the LOC120454948 gene encoding protein unc-119 homolog, translated as MSVVGKQLNPVQSSSAGAVTTSSSSAAAGSSSAGSGVEANGGSGGSSGAAAAGGGASNDAKRAAEPCSVSPDEVLHLTKITDDYLCSANANVFEIDFTRFKIRDLESGAVLFEIAKPPSEQYPDGLSVEETMLAAAEELSLEDTADPNAGRYVRYQFTPAFLNLKTVGATVEFTVGSQPVNNFRMIERHFFRDRLLKTFDFEFGYCIPYSKNTCEHIYEFPNLPPDLVAEMISSPFETRSDSFYFVENRLVMHNKADYAYDGGIIV; from the exons ATGAGCGTGGTGGGCAAGCAACTGAATCCGGTGCAATCCTCGAGTGCGGGCGCAGTGACCACGTCGTCCTCCTCCGCGGCCGCAGGATCCTCTTCCGCGGGCAGCGGTGTGGAGGCCAATGGAGGCAGTGGCGGATCGTCGGGAGCTGCGGCAGCGGGCGGTGGTGCCTCGAATGACGCCAAACGAGCTGCGGAGCCGTGCAGCGTGAGTCCCGATGAGGTGCTGCACCTGACCAAGATCACGGACGACTATCTGTGCTCCGCCAATGCAAATGTGTTCGAGATTGACTTTACACGGTTCAAGATCCGCGACCTGGAGAGCGGTGCCGTGCTCTTCGAGATCGCCAAGCCGCCGAGCGAACAATATCCGGACGGACTGTCCGTGGAGGAGACAATGCTGGCGGCAGCCGAGGAACTGTCGCTGGAGGACACTGCCGATCCAAATGCCGGACGCTATGTGCGCTATCAGTTCACACCGGCATTTCTCAACCTCAAAACAGTGGGTGCCAC TGTGGAATTCACTGTGGGCAGCCAGCCTGTTAATAATTTCCGTATGATCGAACGCCACTTCTTCCGCGATCGCCTGCTAAAGACGTTTGACTTTGAGTTCGGCTACTGCATTCCATATTCGAAGAATACGTGTGAGCACATCTACGAGTTTCCTAATCTTCCACCCGACCTAG TTGCTGAGATGATATCGAGCCCCTTTGAAACGCGCTCGGACAGCTTTTACTTTGTGGAAAACCGACTCGTCATGCACAACAAAGCCGACTACGCCTACGACGGCGGCATTATAGTCTAG
- the LOC120454947 gene encoding protein ABHD11 → MQRLTRSLRSLPFSAEKLRPPATWTALGVRREYSSELPEPVELKFDAYSGESAETRPPLLTYHGLFGSKQNWRGISKALVRKVSRKVYAIDVRNHGESPHSSVHNSRAMSEDLRWFLEQRNHPHAACMGHSMGGRSMMYFARKYPELVERLIVVDISPISVPRSTGEMTEIFDAMLTLDLSPTMSMSEGRKIAREKLLRATEDETVDFIMLNLRKDPDTGAFTWACNAQILRDFLTRFDKYQTRLEELPPYTGPTTFICGTRSPYMRREQWPQIQEMFPNSEIHWLEAGHLVHFEKPQEFLTIVSEFLNRSD, encoded by the exons ATGCAGCGCCTGACGAGATCGTTACGTTCACTTCCATTTTCCGCGGAAAAGCTCCGGCCTCCAGCGACATGGACCGCCCTGGGGGTCAGGCGGGAGTACTCTTCGGAACTGCCGGAGCCCGTGGAGCTGAAGTTCGATGCGTACAGCGGCGAGAGTGCAGAAACGAGGCCACCACTGCTCACATATCACGGCCTCTTCGGTTCCAAGCAGAATTGGCGCGGCATCAGCAAGGCTCTGGTGCGGAAAGTTTCCCGAAAG GTGTATGCCATCGATGTGCGGAATCATGGCGAGAGTCCCCATTCGAGTGTCCACAATTCCAGAGCGATGAGCGAGGACTTGCGTTGGTTTCTGGAGCAGCGCAACCATCCGCATGCCGCCTGCATGGGCCACAGCATGGGCGGCAGATCCATGATGTACTTTGCCAGGAAATAT CCCGAGTTGGTGGAGCGTTTGATTGTGGTGGACATATCGCCCATCAGCGTGCCCCGTTCCACGGGCGAGATGACCGAAATCTTCGATGCGATGCTCACCTTGGACCTTTCGCCCACCATGTCCATGTCGGAGGGTAGGAAAATTGCGCGGGAAAAGCTGCTCAGGGCCACCGAAGACGAGACCGTCGACTTTATCATGCTGAATCTCCGCAAAGATCCCGATACCGGCGC ATTCACTTGGGCCTGCAATGCACAGATACTTCGTGATTTCCTCACCCGCTTCGACAAATACCAGACGCGTCTGGAGGAACTGCCGCCGTACACGGGACCCACTACGTTCATCTGCGGCACGCGTTCCCCCTACATGAG ACGCGAGCAATGGCCGCAGATTCAGGAAATGTTCCCCAATTCCGAGATCCACTGGCTGGAAGCCGGACATTTGGTGCATTTCGAAAAGCCCCAGGAGTTTCTAACAATAGTCAGCGAGTTCCTGAACAGAAGTGATTAG
- the LOC120454946 gene encoding zinc finger CCCH domain-containing protein 18, protein MVLDMESDDSRASSQSNSSESRSNSPTNDKEEVAPEQGDESIGGGGGGGPNQDRSARAPSTSSSSSNSSSSSSRSDLSKKQKKSSSSSSGSGSGSSSSSGSSSDEEGDQEPVQEQQRLAQQQHEQQQQQLQNERESNEAESESAAVTPVEAEHPGSPSAKSQPSSFLSSVRSRSNSPQLYNQAAVDLNISHEDLSDVSDLEGEEKRAPSKNSLHPADEIEDDAISNDSLPTLGEEDDVEQKQSKQNGKASSGDEIKTTAKETHSDDASNGHQRAPAPALEEDLVKTHDDDALDFEAEEGECPEQAKEPPPMESKANESNQAKSTAKVSQDEDDDDGEVDCDEEEGDDNDKRKDGAGNGSLEDGEEAKGKASVSTSPSQDKEDDEELEEGEVSDEDEKRPEETEPKPVCRFYTRGQCTWGMSCRFLHPGVTDKGNYTMFESLVRSVPMQGGSAGASAPAAASSSAAARAGGSAYSSHASASADYHDYRNERPPLHHRPALLHAPSIYGAHVHDARTLLPDGAPVVVENAWERGLRTAKEMMRKANKRKEQDMDFEDKKMNLTLSPDEMEKDSYYLKDRGGSSARSPPPPSASVREQPLNPLSMPMSMHPHAVPHANPRALLPLQYSVYGPPPDRYGRSQYMPPQYEDVDAYGRMARYRELPPHRMPHYEDDRRSRPTREVIVQRVEAAGRGDEWSDPWMRSKSIDRGSYDREERRRRDRRSYSSNSSYSTSNSSQSDSSSDSSRSSSPSDHKRRYGGSSHKLATGAATTRRHGGRAARSPSQIPRRPRHTSKGSLSPSYKRPALDKRGVGHSPASKRKKLSSPAPKKFDKLRRRRSSSTSDSDSSDTSYSESDSGSSSSDSSSGSRDTPQKRVRATDKALNERKLIKKPAEQATKKRSPISIEIKKTSNMVGVSALASPNNSADSDKEKEHGNGKDKEKDHVKDKDKDGGKEKDKDKDGGKDKDGKKSRREELLKQLRAVEDAIAKKRSKLN, encoded by the exons ATGGTCCTTGACATGGAATCGGACGATTCTCGTGCCAGTTCCCAGTCCAATTCCTCGGAGTCGCGGTCGAATTCGCCCACCAACGACAAGGAGGAGGTTGCTCCGGAGCAGGGTGACGAATCGATtggcggaggcggtggcggtggcccCAATCAGGATCGATCCGCTAGAGCACCCTCCACCAGCAGCTCATCGTCCAactccagttccagttcgaGTCGCAGTGACCTGTCcaagaagcagaagaagagctcaagcagcagcagcggcagtggcagcggcagtAGCTCTTCCAGCGGCTCCTCCAGCGATGAGGAGGGCGACCAGGAGCCGGtacaggagcagcagcgtcttgcccagcagcaacatgagcaacagcaacagcagctacAAAATGAGCGTGAATCCAATGAAGCAGAATCCGAGTCGGCTGCTGTAACGCCTGTGGAAGCGGAGCATCCTGGTTCGCCCAGCGCCAAGTCACAGCCCAGCTCGTTTCTCTCATCCGTTCGCAGTCGGAGCAACAGTCCCCAGCTGTACAATCAGGCTGCCGTGGATCTGAACATCAGTCACGAGGACCTTAGCGATGTAAGCGACCTCGAGGGCGAGGAGAAGCGAGCTCCCTCCAAGAATTCGCTGCATCCGGCGGATGAGATTGAGGATGACGCTATATCCAATGATTCACTGCCCACTCTCGGCGAGGAGGATGATGTAGAGCAGAAACAGTCGAAGCAGAACGGCAAGGCGTCAAGCGGGGATGAGATAAAGACTACCGCAAAAGAAACCCAT TCCGACGATGCGTCCAATGGGCACCAGCGAGCACCAGCGCCTGCTTTGGAGGAGGACTTGGTCAAGACGCACGACGACGACGCCCTGGACTTCGAGGCGGAGGAGGGCGAGTGCCCGGAGCAGGCAAAGGAGCCACCACCGATGGAAAGCAAAGCCAACGAATCAAACCAGGCCAAAAGTACGGCCAAGGTGTCGCAAgacgaggatgatgatgacggCGAGGTGGACTGCGATGAGGAAGAAGGCGATGACAATGACAAACGCAAGGACGGCGCAGGCAATGGCAGCTTGGAGGACGGCGAGGAGGCAAAGGGTAAAGCGTCGGTGTCAACTTCACCCAGCCAGGATAAAGAGGACGATGAAGAGCTGGAGGAGGGCGAGGTATCCGACGAGGATGAGAAGCGACCGGAGGAGACTGAACCGAAGCCGGTGTGTCGCTTCTACACACGCGGCCAATGCACTTGGGGCATGAGCTGCCGCTTCCTGCATCCCGGCGTAACGGACAAGGGCAACTACACGATGTTCGAGAGCCTGGTGCGTTCGGTGCCGATGCAGGGAGGTTCGGCTGGAGCTAGCGCCCCAGCAGCGGCATCATCGAGCGCTGCGGCTCGTGCCGGAGGCAGTGCCTATAGCTCGCACGCCTCGGCGTCTGCCGACTATCATGACTACCGGAATGAGCGCCCACCGCTGCATCACCGACCGGCGCTACTCCATGCGCCCAGTATTTATGGTGCCCACGTCCACGACGCCCGCACCCTGCTGCCTGACGGAGCGCCGGTGGTGGTGGAGAATGCCTGGGAGCGTGGACTGCGCACCGCCAAGGAGATGATGCGCAAGGCCAACAAACGCAAGGAGCAGGACATGGACTTTGAGGACAAGAAGATGAACCTAACACTGTCGCCCGATGAAATGGAGAAGGACTCTTACTACCTCAAGGATCGCGGTGGCAGCAGCGCCCGATCACCGCCGCCGCCTTCGGCCTCTGTGCGGGAACAGCCACTCAATCCACTCAGTATGCCTATGTCCATGCATCCGCATGCCGTTCCCCATGCCAATCCTCGTGCTCTCCTGCCCTTGCAGTACTCCGTTTACGGACCGCCGCCCGATCGCTACGGCCGGTCGCAGTATATGCCACCGCAATacgaggatgtggatgcatACGGCCGCATGGCTAGATATCGCGAGTTGCCGCCCCATCGGATGCCGCACTACGAGGACGATCGGCGATCGAGGCCAACGCGCGAGGTCATCGTACAGCGGGTAGAGGCCGCCGGACGGGGTGATGAGTGGAGTGATCCCTGGATGCGATCCAAGTCGATTGACCGGGGGTCATACGATCGCGAAGAGCGACGGCGTCGGGACAGGCGCAGCTACAGCAGCAACTCGTCGTATTCCACCTCAAACAGCTCGCAGAGTGACTCCAGTTCGGACTCGTCGCGTTCGAGCAGTCCGTCAGATCATAAGCGGCGCTACGGTGGCAGTTCGCACAAGCTAGCCACCGGTGCCGCCACCACACGCCGACATGGCGGTCGTGCGGCCCGTTCGCCCAGCCAGATACCGCGACGACCACGGCACACTTCCA AGGGAAGCCTCTCGCCTTCGTACAAGAGACCCGCGCTGGACAAGCGTGGCGTTGGCCACAGTCCGGCCTCCAAGCGCAAGAAGCTGTCATCGCCAGCACCCAAAAAGTTTGACAAGTTGAGACGCCGGCGCAGTTCGAGCACTTCCGACTCAG ACTCATCGGATACCTCGTACTCCGAATCGGATTCGGGTTCATCGTCGTCGGACAGCTCGTCGGGATCGAGAGATACGCCCCAGAAGCGAGTGAGGGCCACCGACAAGGCGCTCAACGAGCGCAAGCTTATTAAGAAGC CCGCTGAACAAGCAACCAAGAAGCGTTCGCCTATTTCCATTGAGATTAAGAAAACGTCAAACATGGTGGGTGTTTCGGCGTTGGCCTCACCCAACAACTCAGCCGACTCCGACAAGGAGAAGGAACACGGTAATGGCAAGGATAAGGAGAAGGATCACGTtaaggacaaggacaaggatgGCGGCAAGGAGAAGGACAAGGATAAGGACGGCGGCAAGGACAAGGACGGCAAAAAGTCGCGACGGGAGGAGCTGCTGAAGCAACTGCGCGCCGTCGAGGATGCGATCGCCAAGAAGCGTTCCAAGCTAAACTGA